A portion of the Glycine max cultivar Williams 82 chromosome 10, Glycine_max_v4.0, whole genome shotgun sequence genome contains these proteins:
- the LOC100793711 gene encoding protein SPIRRIG, giving the protein MFQGSKGKKTMKWVTLLKDFKEKVGLTQSPPSASAPPSSFSPPSSSSRDNNNAFPASQSSASSPTRDKHELELDFKKFWEEFRSSSSEKAKEAALNLSIDAFCRLVKQHANVAQLVTMLVETHIFSFVVGRAFVTDIEKLKISSKTRSLDVAQVLKFFSEVTKDGISPGANLLTSVEILVSGPIDKQSLLDSGIFCCLIQVLNALLDPDVTIQRPNSTTDHEDNIVLQKDYDEVGQNRRLEVEGSVVHIMKALASHSSAAQSLIEDDSLQLLFQMVAKGSLIVFSRYKEGLVPLHSIQLHRHAMQILGLLLVNDNGSTAKYIRKHHLIKVLLLSVKDFDPDCGDAAFTVGIVDLLLKCVELSYRAEAASVRLREDIHNAHGYQFLVQFALTLSNMSKNQGFQSTRSDTFDDQDIASDGSENSRGQNSNEQEHSSIQYLSPTLSRLLDVLVSLAQTGPNESPRTYGGKGSKSTQNKGGGHSKSRTLSSDWLGDELWEKENDKIKDLEAVQMLQDILIKANSWKLQAEVLNRLFKIFSGHIENYRLCQQLRTVPLLILNMAGFPSHLQEIILKILEYAVTVVNCVPEQELLSLCCLLQQPITSALKQTILSFFVKLLSFDQQYKKVLREVGVLEVMLDDLKQHRILGPDQLTVNSDQLERKNSSNNFKKRLDNRDVIITSPKLMESGSGKFPIFDVEDTIAIAWDCMVSLLKKAEVNQASFRSASGVTVMLPFLVSDVHRSGVLRILSCLIIEDTSQAHPEELGVVVEILKSGMVTSASGSQYRLTLDAKCDTMGALWRILGVNNSAQKVFGEATGFSLLLTTLHGFQSDGGNSDQSLLNAYIKVFTYLLRVVTAGVSDNAVNRMKLHAIISSQTFFDLLSESGLLCADHEKQVIQLMLELALEIVIPPFLASEGLTKSNAIENESSHNLLLAPSGPINPDKERVYNAGAIRVLIRSLLLFTPMVQLKLLDLIEKLARAGPFNQESLTSVGCVELLLETIHPFLLGSSSLLSYALKIVEVLGSYRLSASELRMLIRYVLQMRMKNSGHIIVEMMEKLILMGDMALENISLAPFVEMDMSKIGHAGIQVSLGERSWPPAAGYSFVCWFQLRNFLKSQSKDTDASKFASSKKRSGSSGLHERHILRIFSVGATNNDNATYAELYLQEDGVLTLATSNSSSLSFSGVELEEGRWHHLAVIHSKPNALAGLFQASFAYVYLNGKLRHTGKLGYSPCPPGKQLQVTIGTSVGNARVSDLTWKLRSCYLFEEVLSPGCICFMYILGRGYRGLFQDTDLLQFVPNQACGGGSMAILDSLDADLTLSANGPRLDATSKQGDLKADGSGIVWDLERLGNLSLQLSGKKLIFAFDGTSTEFIQSSGSFSMLNLVDPMSAAASPIGGIPRFGRLCGDIYICKQGVIGETIRPIGGLELVLALVEAAETRDMLHMALTLLACALHQNPQNLKDMQIYRGYHLLALFLRRRMSLFDMQSLEIFFQIAACEASFSEPKKLESSQTTLSPSSSLLETSLEDHFLSKFHDENSSLGSHGDMDDFSVQKDSFSHISELENTDVAAETSNCIVLSNADMVEHVLLDWTLWVTAPVSIQIALLGFLENLVSMHWYRNHNLTILRRINLVQHLLVTLQRGDVEVPVLEKLVVLLGVILEDGFLSSELENVVRFVIMTFDPPGLVPQRPIMRESMGKHVIVRNMLLEMFIDLQVTIKSEELLELWHKVVSSKLITYFLDEAVHPTSMRWVMTLLGVCLTSSPTFALKFRTGGGYLGLVRVLPSFYDSPDIYYILFCLIFGKPVYPRLPEVRMLDFHALMPSDGSYTELKFVELLDSVIAMAKTTFDRISMQAMLAHQTGNLSQVGASLVAELVEGNSDMAGELQGEALMHKTYAARLMGGEASAPAAATSVLRFMVDLAKMCPTFTAVCRRAEFLESCIDLYFSCVRAAHAVKMAKDLSAVTEEKTLNDCEDTCSSQNTFSSLPLDQDQSVKTSISVGSFPQGQVSTSSDDMAAPPNSMAGERPQNNLSVSELESNKSVREDIQTVQSLDGDNADQGSVASSAHEFSFHSIKGNLDILPPTDSQSSASFAALDSPVFSEKSSSIVPLTHSSSPVVALASWLGSANHNEAKSPLTATPSFDSSMSAAEFDTSSNLKSSSQGPSSTNAYFTVTSKLLLDVDDSGYGGGPCSAGATAMLDFIAEVLSDFVTEQVKASQLVENILESVHLYVDGESVLVFQGLCLSRFINFLERRLLRDDEEDEKKLDKIRWSTNLDALCWMIVDRVYMGAFPQPSGVLKTLEFLLSMLQLANKDGRIEEAAPGGKRLLSISRGNKQLEAYIHSILKNTNRMILYCFLPSFLVSIGEDDLLLRLGLLNEPIKKLSSTSSQDDSGIDISTVLQLLVAHRRIIFCPSNIDTDLNCCLCVNLISLLCDKRQNVQNITIDVFKYLLVHRRAALEDLLVSRPNQGQQLDVLHGGFDKLLTRSLSEFFEWYQNIEQVVNKVLEQCAGIMWVQYIAGSAKFPGVRIKGMEGRRKKEMGRKSREAAKLDLRHWEQVNERRYALDLVRDAMSTELRVVRQDKYGWILHAESEWQCHLQQLVHERGIFPLSKSSFTEEPEWQLCPIEGPYRMRKKLECCKLKIDTIQNILDGHFELEKPELSKVKFENGPDSSESKPYFQLLTDGGKQNGSDGEPFDEPFFEKLDSVKDAFSAKNEWNDDKASSINEASLHSALELGAKSSAVSVPIEESTHGRSEMGSPRQSSSLKIDDVKIADDKSDKELHDNGEYLIRPFLEPFEKIRFKYNCERVISLDKHDGIFLIGEFSLYVIENFYIDDSGCFCEKECEDELSVIDQALGVKKDFTGSVDFQSKSTLSWSTPAKSLVGGRAWAYSGGAWGKEKVHSIGNLPHPWRMWKLDSVHEILKRDYQLRPVAVEIFSMDGCNDLLVFHKKEREEVFKNLVAINLPRNSMLDTTISGSSKQESNEGSRLFKIMAKSFSKRWQNGEISNFQYLMHLNTLAGRGYSDLTQYPVFPWVLADYESENLDLSNPKTFRRLDKPMGCQTPEGEDEFRKRYESWDDPEVPKFHYGSHYSSAGIVLFYLLRLPPFSTENQKLQGGQFDHADRLFNSIKDTWLSAAGKGNTSDVKELIPEFFYMPEFLENQFNLDLGEKQSGEKVGDVVLPLWAKGSAREFISKHREALESDYVSENLHHWIDLIFGYKQRGKAAEESVNVFYHYTYEGSVDIDSVTDPAMKASILAQINHFGQTPKQLFLKPHVKRRTDRKLPPHPLKHSSHLAAHEIRKSSSPITQIVTLNDKILIAGTNNLLKPRTYTKYVAWGFPDHSLRFISYEQDKLLSTHENLHGGNQIQCASVSHDGHILVTGADDGLVNVWRVSKFGPRALRRLKLEKPLCGHTGKITCLQVSQPYMLIVSGSDDCTVIIWDLSSMAFVRQLPEFPAPVSAIYVNDLTGEIVTAAGILLAVWSINGDCLAMIKASQLPSDSILSVTSSTFSDWLDTKWYATGHQSGAVKVWQMIHCSNPDSSLSKSGFGGSGGLNLGGLEPEYKLVLRKVLKFHKHSVTALHLTTDLKQLLSGDSGGHLLSWTLPEESLRGSLNQG; this is encoded by the exons ATGTTTCAAGGATCGAAAGGGAAAAAAACGATGAAATGGGTTACATTGCTTAAGGACTTCAAAGAGAAGGTTGGCCTCACTCAATCGCCACCCTCTGCTTCTgctcctccttcttctttttctcctccTTCCTCTTCTTCCCGCGACAACAACAATGCCTTTCCAGCTTCGCAATCCTCTGCTTCGTCCCCTACCAG GGACAAACATGAACTGGAATTGGACTTCAAGAAATTCTGGGAAGAGTTTCGGTCATCCAGCTCTGAGAAG GCAAAAGAAGCGGCCTTGAATTTGAGTATAGATGCCTTTTGTAGATTAGTGAAGCAGCATGCTAATGTAGCTCAGTTAGTTACCAT GTTAGTTGAAACCCATATATTCTCTTTTGTTGTCGGAAGAGCATTTGTAACAGATATAGAAAAGTTAAAAATCAGCAGCAAAACAAGATCTTTGGATGTTGCTCAAGTTTTAAAGTTTTTCTCGGAAGTCACAAAG GATGGAATCAGTCCAGGAGCAAATTTATTAACTTCAGTGGAAATCCTTGTCTCTGGG CCTATTGACAAGCAATCTCTACTTGACTCTGGGATATTTTGCTGTCTCATTCAAGTTCTCAATGCCCTTCTCGATCCTGATGTAACCATTCAAAGGCCAAATAGTACTACTGATCATGAAGATAACATTGTATTAcaaaaagattatgatgaagtTGGGCAAAACCGCCGGCTTGAG GTGGAGGGAAGTGTTGTGCATATCATGAAAGCTCTAGCAAGCCATTCATCAGCAGCACAGAGTTTGATAGAGGATGATTCACTTCAGTTGCTTTTTCAAATGGTTGCCAAGGGATCTTTGATTGTTTTCTCTCGTTATAAGGAAGGACTTGTTCCATTGCACAGCATACAACTTCACAGACATGCTATGCAG ATACTTGGTCTTCTTTTGGTAAATGACAATGGAAGCACAGCCAAATACATCCGCAAGCATCATTTG ATAAAAGTTCTTCTATTGTCTGTGAAAGATTTTGATCCTGATTGTGGAGATGCTGCCTTTACCGTAGGCATTGTTGACTTGTTACTCAAGTGTGTAGAATTGTCATATAGAGCTG AAGCGGCTAGTGTGAGACTTCGAGAAGATATACATAATGCCCATGGATATcaattccttgttcaatttgcACTAACTCTGTCCAATATGTCAAAAAATCAGGGCTTTCAATCTACACGTTCTGATACATTTGATGACCAAGATATTGCTTCTGATGGATCCGAAAATAGCAGAGGACAAAATTCCAATGAGCAAGAACATTCCTCCATTCAGTATCTTTCACCCACATTATCTAGGTTGCTAGATGTTCTTGTTAGTCTAGCTCAAACTGGACCAAATGAGTCTCCACGTACTTATGGAGGTAAGGGTTCTAAATCTACTCAGAACAAGGGTGGTGGTCATAGCAAAAGTCGTACCTTATCTTCTGATTGGCTTGGTGATGAATTATGGGAGaaggaaaatgataaaattaaagacCTTGAAGCAGTCCAGATGTTACAAGATATTCTCATCAAAGCTAATAGCTGGAAGTTGCAGGCTGAAGTATTAAATAGActgtttaaaattttttcagGCCACATAGAGAATTATAGGCTGTGTCAGCAATTACGAACTGTTCCACTTTTAATCCTAAATATGGCTGGTTTTCCTTCTCATTTGCAAGAGATAATCTTGAAAATTCTTGAGTATGCTGTGACTGTTGTAAATTGTGTTCCTGAGCAAGAACTACTTTCACTTTGCTGTTTGTTGCAGCAACCAATAACATCAGCATTGAAGCAGacgattctttctttctttgtaaaACTTTTGTCCTTTGACCAACAGTACAAGAAAGTTCTACGAGAAGTTGGTGTTTTGGAAGTTATGTTAGATGATCTGAAACAACACAGGATTTTGGGTCCGGATCAACTGACTGTTAACTCGGACCAGTTGGAGAGGAAAAATAGCTCAAACAATTTCAAGAAACGCCTGGACAATAGGGATGTTATTATTACTTCACCCAAGCTTATGGAATCTGGTTCAGGGAAGTTCCCTATTTTTGATGTTGAAGATACAATTGCTATTGCCTGGGACTGCATGGTATCTTTATTGAAGAAAGCTGAGGTTAATCAAGCTTCATTCCGCTCAGCTAGTGGTGTGACTGTGATGTTGCCTTTTCTGGTGTCTGATGTACATCGTTCAGGGGTCCTTAGGATACTATCATGTCTTATAATTGAAGATACCTCACAG GCTCATCCTGAAGAATTAGGTGTGgtggttgaaattttgaaaagtgGAATGGTTACCAGTGCTTCAGGATCCCAATACCGGCTTACCCTTGATGCAAAATGTGACACTATGGGAGCACTGTGGCGGATCCTGGGAGTTAATAATTCTGCGCAGAAGGTTTTTGGTGAAGCCACTGGTTTTTCTCTTTTACTTACAACACTCCATGGCTTCCAAAGTGATGGTGGGAACTCGGATCAATCTTTATTGAATGCTTATATTAAGGTGTTTACGTACTTGTTGCGTGTTGTAACTGCTGGAGTATCTGACAATGCTGTTAATAGAATGAAGTTGCATGCAATTATATCATCACAAACTTTCTTTGATCTTCTTAGCGAGTCTGGCTTATTGTGTGCGGATCATGAAAAACAAGTCATCCAGTTGATGTTGGAACTTGCCCTTGAAATAGTGATTCCGCCTTTCTTAGCATCTGAGGGTTTGACAAAATCAAATGCAATTGAGAATGAGTCATCTCATAATCTTTTATTGGCTCCATCAGGTCCAATTAATCCTGATAAAGAGCGGGTTTACAATGCTGGTGCTATTAGAGTACTGATCCGTTCATTATTGCTTTTTACTCCTATGGTGCAGTTAAAACTTTTAGACTTGATTGAAAAGTTGGCCCGTGCTGGTCCCTTTAATCAGGAAAGCCTCACGTCTGTAG GTTGTGTGGAACTTTTGCTGGAAACAatccacccttttcttctgggTTCATCTTCGTTACTCTCTTATGCATTGAAAATTGTGGAGGTCCTTGGTTCTTACAG GCTATCTGCATCTGAACTTCGTATGCTCATTAGATATGTTCTGCAAATGAGGATGAAAAATTCAGGTCATATAATTGTTGAAATGATGGAAAAATTAATTCTGATGGGAGATATGGCCTTAGAAAATATTTCTCTGGCACCATTTGTGGAGATGGATATGAGTAAGATTGGGCATGCTGGCATTCAGGTTTCCTTGGGTGAAAGATCATGGCCTCCCGCGGCTGGTTATTCATTTGTTTGTTGGTTCCAGCTccgtaattttttaaaatcacaatCAAAAGACACTGACGCTTCAAAATTTGCCTCTTCCAAGAAGCGCTCTGGTTCAAGTGGATTGCATGAGCGACATATCTTAAGAATTTTTTCTGTTGGTGCTACTAACAATGATAATGCAACCTATGCAGAACTTTATCTCCAAGAGGATGGTGTTCTAACCCTTGCAACCAGCAACTCTTCCTCCTTATCATTTTCTGGTGTAGAACTTGAAGAAGGAAGGTGGCATCACCTTGCAGTCATTCACAGCAAACCAAATGCTCTTGCTGGGCTGTTCCAAGCTAGTTTTGCATATGTTTATCTAAATGGAAAGCTAAGACACACTGGGAAATTAGGATATTCACCATGCCCACCTGGTAAACAATTGCAGGTCACTATTGGGACATCAGTTGGAAATGCTAGAGTTAGTGATTTGACGTGGAAACTACGCTCTTGCTATCTTTTTGAGGAAGTGCTTTCACCAGGCTGTATTTGTTTTATGTACATACTTGGTAGAGGATACAGGGGGCTCTTCCAGGACACAGACCTTCTGCAATTTGTACCTAACCAGGCCTGTGGTGGTGGTAGTATGGCCATATTAGATTCTTTAGATGCTGATCTGACTTTGTCTGCTAATGGTCCGAGACTGGATGCTACAAGCAAGCAGGGAGATCTAAAAGCAGATGGGAGTGGAATTGTCTGGGATTTGGAGAGACTTGGAAACCTTTCTTTACAGCTTTCAGGAAAGAAACTTATTTTTGCATTTGATGGAACTTCTACAGAATTTATTCAATCGTCAGGTAGCTTTTCAATGCTTAATCTGGTTGATCCTATGTCGGCTGCTGCCTCTCCTATTGGAG GTATTCCACGTTTTGGACGTCTCTGTGGAGATATTTATATCTGTAAGCAAGGTGTGATTGGAGAGACTATCCGCCCTATTGGTGGGTTGGAACTTGTACTTGCTCTTGTTGAAGCAGCAGAAACTAGGGATATGCTGCATATGGCCCTTACTCTACTTGCCTGTGCGCTTCATCAAAATCCTCAGAATCTTAAGGACATGCAAATTTATAGGGGCTACCATCTGCTTGCGCTTTTTCTGCGTCGTAGAATGTCATTATTTGATATGCAATCTCTTGAGATCTTCTTTCAGATTGCTGCTTGTGAAGCTTCTTTTTCTGAACCGAAGAAGTTGGAGAGTAGCCAGACTactttatctccttcttcatctCTGCTGGAAACCAGTCTTGAGGATCATTTTTTGTCAAAGTTTCACGATGAGAATTCTTCACTTGGATCTCATGGGGACATGGATGATTTTTCTGTACAAAAAGATTCATTTAGTCACATTTCAGAGCTGGAAAATACTGATGTTGCTGCTGAAACTTCAAATTGCATTGTCTTGTCAAATGCAGACATGGTTGAACATGTCTTATTGGATTGGACATTGTGGGTAACTGCCCCAGTTTCAATCCAAATTGCATTACTTGGATTCCTTGAAAATTTAGTGTCCATGCATTGGTACAGAAATCATAATCTTACAATTTTGCGTCGAATTAACCTTGTTCAACATTTACTAGTGACCTTGCAAAGGGGTGATGTTGAAGTTCCTGTCCTAGAAAAGTTGGTTGTACTGCTTGGGGTCATTTTGGAAGATGGGTTTCTATCTTCGGAGCTTGAGAATGTGGTTAGATTTGTGATTATGACATTTGATCCCCCGGGGTTGGTTCCACAGCGTCCAATTATGAGAGAATCAATGGGTAAACATGTAATTGTCAGAAATATGTTGCTAGAGATGTTTATTGATCTACAAGTCACTATTAAATCAGAAGAGTTGCTTGAGCTGTGGCACAAAGTTGTCTCCTCTAAGttaattacatattttcttGATGAAGCAGTTCATCCCACAAGTATGAGATGGGTCATGACTCTACTTGGTGTGTGTCTTACTTCTTCTCCAACGTTTGCACTTAAATTTCGCACCGGTGGAGGTTATCTAGGTTTAGTTCGGGTGCTACCCAGTTTCTATGATTCCCCAGAcatctattatattttattttgtttgatatttGGCAAGCCAGTTTACCCAAGGTTACCTGAGGTCCGCATGTTGGACTTTCATGCCCTTATGCCAAGTGATGGGAGTTATACAGAACTGAAGTTTGTAGAGTTGTTGGATTCTGTAATTGCCATGGCAAAAACTACTTTTGATAGAATAAGCATGCAGGCAATGCTTGCCCACCAAACCGGTAATCTTTCCCAGGTTGGGGCAAGCCTCGTGGCTGAGCTTGTAGAGGGAAATTCAGATATGGCTGGTGAGCTTCAGGGGGAAGCTCTGATGCACAAGACATATGCTGCTCGCCTTATGGGTGGAGAGGCATCAGCCCCTGCTGCTGCAACTTCAGTTCTAAGATTTATGGTTGATTTGGCTAAGATGTGTCCCACTTTTACTGCTGTTTGTAGACGTGCAGAATTTCTTGAAAGCTGCATTGACCTATATTTTTCTTGTGTGAG GGCTGCACATGCTGTTAAAATGGCTAAAGATCTCTCCGCAGTTACGGAAGAGAAAACCTTGAATGATTGTGAAGATACATGCAGTTCCCAAAATACATTTTCTAGCTTGCCTCTGGATCAGGACCAGTCTGTCAAAACCTCTATCAGTGTTGGAAGCTTTCCTCAAGGGCAGGTAAGTACAAGTTCTGATGATATGGCTGCACCACCGAACTCTATGGCTGGTGAGAGACCTCAGAATAATCTTAGTGTATCTGAGCTGGAGTCAAATAAATCTGTCCGCGAAGATATACAAACTGTTCAGAGCTTGGATGGTGATAATGCTGATCAAGGTTCTGTTGCTTCCAGTGCACATGAATTCAGCTTTCACAGTATCAAAGGCAATTTGGACATTCTCCCACCAACAGATTCCCAGAGTTCAGCATCTTTTGCTGCACTGGATTCTCCTGTATTTTCAGAAAAGTCCAGTTCTATAGTTCCCCTTACACATTCTTCGTCCCCTGTTGTTGCATTAGCATCTTGGCTGGGAAGTGCAAACCATAATGAAGCAAAATCTCCCTTAACTGCCACtccttcttttgattcttccatgTCTGCTGCGGAGTTTGATACATCTTCAAATCTAAAGTCTAGTTCTCAAGGGCCATCTTCTACAAATGCTTACTTCACTGTAACCTCAAAGCTGCTTTTGGACGTAGATGATTCTGGATATGGCGGTGGTCCATGTTCTGCTGGAGCTACTGCCATGTTAGATTTCATTGCAGAAGTCCTTTCTGATTTTGTGACGGAGCAGGTTAAAGCATCACAGCTCGTAGAGAACATCTTGGAAAGTGTTCATCTATATGTTGATGGTGAGTCTGTGTTAGTTTTCCAAGGTCTATGCCTCAGTAGATTTATAAACTTCCTTGAAAGACGACTGCTAcgtgatgatgaagaagatgagaAAAAATTGGATAAGATTCGCTGGTCCACAAATTTGGATGCTTTGTGTTGGATGATAGTGGATCGGGTATACATGGGTGCTTTTCCTCAGCCTTCAGGGGTACTGAAAACTCTTGAGTTCTTGTTATCAATGTTGCAATTGGCAAACAAAGATGGTAGAATTGAAGAAGCTGCTCCTGGTGGAAAGAGGCTCTTATCAATTTCAAGAGGAAATAAGCAGCTAGAGGCTTATATCCATTCGATTCTTAAAAACACTAATCGAATGATATTATATTGCTTCCTCCCATCATTCTTAGTCAGTATAGGGGAAGATGATCTTCTTTTGCGGTTGGGTTTGCTTAATGAACCTATAAAGAAATTGTCCTCTACTTCCTCTCAAGATGATTCAGGAATTGACATAAGTACAGTCTTGCAATTATTGGTTGCTCATAGAAGAATTATATTCTGTCCCAGCAACATCGATACAGATCTTAATTGCTGTCTATGTGTGAATTTGATATCTCTTCTCTGTGATAAAAGACAAAATGTACAAAATATTACCATTGATGTGTTCAAGTATCTTCTGGTACATAGGAGAGCTGCATTGGAAGACTTGCTTGTTTCTAGACCTAATCAAGGGCAGCAACTTGATGTGCTCCATGGtggttttgataaattattgacTAGAAGTTTATCTGAGTTTTTTGAATGGTATCAAAATATTGAACAGGTTGTGAATAAGGTATTGGAGCAGTGTGCTGGCATTATGTGGGTGCAGTATATTGCAGGATCAGCAAAGTTTCCAGGAGTAAGAATCAAAGGCATGGAAGGTCGTCGGAAGAAAGAAATGGGACGGAAATCTCGAGAAGCTGCAAAATTGGATTTAAGACACTGGGAGCAGGTAAATGAGCGAAGATATGCACTGGATTTAGTTCGTGATGCAATGTCCACTGAGTTGAGAGTTGTTAGGCAAGATAAGTATGGATGGATTCTACATGCTGAGAGTGAGTGGCAATGTCATCTACAGCAACTTGTGCATGAACGAGGGATATTCCCACTAAGTAAATCCTCTTTCACAGAAGAGCCTGAATGGCAACTTTGTCCCATTGAAGGTCCGTATCGAATGCGGAAAAAACTTGAATGCTGCAAACTTAAAATTGATACCATACAAAATATTCTTGATGGACATTTTGAATTAGAGAAACCAGAGTTGTCtaaagtaaaatttgaaaatggtcCTGATTCATCAGAGTCAAAACCTTATTTTCAACTTTTGACTGATGGTGGCAAGCAGAATGGTTCGGATGGCGAGCCCTTTGAtgaacctttctttgaaaaGTTGGATAGCGTCAAAGATGCTTTTTCTGCTAAGAATGAGTGGAATGATGACAAGGCAAGTAGCATAAATGAAGCAAGTCTCCATTCTGCACTTGAACTTGGTGCCAAGTCTAGTGCAGTATCTGTCCCAATAGAAGAAAGCACACACGGAAGATCTGAAATGGGATCCCCAAGGCAATCTTCTTCATTGAAAATTGATGATGTTAAGATTGCTGATGATAAATCTGATAAAGAACTGCATGACAATGGTGAATACTTGATCAGACCTTTTCTGGAACCATTTGAGAAAATACGATTTAAATACAACTGTGAAAGAGTTATAAGTCTTGACAAACATGATGGCATATTCCTGATAGGTGAATTCTCTTTGTATGTGATTGAAAACTTCTATATTGATGATTCTGGTTGCTTTTGTGAGAAGGAATGTGAAGATGAGCTTTCAGTTATTGATCAGGCTTTGGGTGTTAAGAAAGATTTTACTGGCAGTGTGGATTTTCAATCCAAATCAACTTTGTCATGGAGCACACCAGCTAAATCATTGGTTGGGGGAAGGGCGTGGGCCTATAGTGGTGGTGCATGGGGTAAGGAGAAAGTACATAGCATTGGAAACTTACCTCATCCTTGGCGCATGTGGAAGCTTGATAGTGTTCATGAGATTTTGAAGCGTGATTATCAGCTTCGTCCTGTTGCTGTTGAAATATTTAGCATGGATGGAtgtaatgatctcttggttttccacaaaaaagagagagaagaagtttttaaaaatctagTTGCCATAAATCTTCCTCGGAATAGCAT GCTGGACACAACTATTTCAGGATCATCAAAACAAGAAAGCAATGAGGGTAGCCGTCTTTTCAAGATAATGGCAAAATCCTTTTCAAAAAGATGGCAGAATGGAGAAATAAGCAATTTCCAGTACCTCATGCATCTAAACACCTTGGCAGGACGTGGATATAGTGATCTCACCCAATATCCTGTCTTTCCATGGGTCCTTGCAGATTATGAGAGTGAAAATCTTGATTTGTCCAACCCAAAAACATTTCGTAGGCTTGATAAACCAATGGGTTGCCAGACTCCTGAAGGTGAAGATGAGTTTAGAAAAAG ATATGAGAGCTGGGATGATCCGGAGGTCCCAAAGTTTCACTATGGATCTCATTATTCTAGTGCTGGAATTGTCCTATTCTATCTTCTCCGCCTACCCCCATTCAGTACAGAGAATCAAAAACTTCAGGGTGGCCAGTTTGACCATGCTGATCGCCTTTTCAATAGCATAAAGGATACTTGGCTTAGTGCTGCTGGGAAGGGAAACACATCTGATGTGAAGGAATTGATTCCAGAATTTTTCTACATGCCCGAGTTCTTGGAGAATCAATTCAATCTTGACTTGGGAGAGAAACAGTCTGGCGAGAAG GTTGGGGATGTTGTCCTACCTCTATGGGCCAAAGGTAGTGCTCGAGAGTTCATCAGTAAGCATAGGGAAGCTCTTGAATCAGATTATGTCTCAGAAAATTTGCATCACTGGATAGACCTCATTTTTGGATATAAGCAAAGAGGGAAG GCTGCTGAGGAATCAGTTAATGTGTTCTATCATTATACATATGAAGGGAGTGTAGACATAGACTCGGTTACAGATCCTGCAATGAAAGCATCCATTTTAGCACAAATTAATCATTTTGGGCAGACACCTAAACAACTATTCCTCAAGCCCCATGTGAAAAGACGAACTGACAGAAAACTTCCTCCCCATCCCCTTAAGCATTCCAGTCATCTTGCTGCACATGAGATTCGCAAAAGTTCTTCACCTATCACTCAAATTGTCACTCTTAATGATAAAATTCTCATAGCTGGAACTAACAATTTGCTAAAACCAAGAACATATACCAAATATGTGGCTTGGGGTTTTCCTGATCATAGCTTGAGATTTATTAGCTACGAACAAGATAAACTTCTTTCAACACATGAAAATTTACATGGAGGCAATCAAATTCAGTGCGCTAGTGTTAGTCATGATGGTCATATTCTGGTTACAGGGGCTGATGATGGGCTAGTTAATGTATGGAGAGTTAGCAAGTTTGGGCCCCGTGCCTTACGTCGCTTGAAGTTGGAGAAGCCACTTTGTGGTCACACAGGCAAAATTACATGCCTTCAGGTTAGCCAGCCTTACATGCTTATTGTGAGTGGATCAGATGATTGCACGGTCATTATATGGGATCTCAGCTCCATGGCATTTGTACGGCAGCTCCCAGAATTTCCAGCACCAGTTTCAGCAATTTATGTTAATGACTTGACCGGAGAGATTGTTACAGCAGCTGGTATTCTTCTGGCTGTTTGGAGTATAAATGGGGATTGCCTGGCAATGATCAAAGCATCACAACTGCCATCAGATTCCATTCTCTCTGTGACAAGCAGTACGTTTTCTGATTGGTTGGACACAAAGTGGTATGCAACAGGTCATCAGAGTGGAGCTGTCAAGGTGTGGCAGATGATTCACTGCTCCAACCCAGATAGCTCCCTTAGCAAATCAGGTTTTGGTGGGTCGGGAGGTTTAAATCTTGGTGGATTAGAACCAGAATACAAGTTGGTCCTACGCAAAGTGCTAAAGTTTCATAAGCATTCGGTTACTGCCCTTCACCTCACAACTGACCTGAAACAGTTATTGAGTGGGGATTCAGGCGGGCATTTGCTTTCCTGGACACTGCCTGAAGAGAGTCTGCGAGGTTCATTAAATCAGGGGTGA